From one Plasmodium malariae genome assembly, chromosome: 12 genomic stretch:
- the PmUG01_12049300 gene encoding conserved Plasmodium protein, unknown function — protein sequence MTTLLSQNSEVQITSSNKNEKKKKKKSSNNNEVKNNNKKKEKINIRKEEDTRHYGHHEVNLYSQNSSLEGKKKIKKEKKKEKKDKEKGKDKDEDKNENKDEDKNEKKDEDKQMVEKDVDEDVNERVNDSEQSVKGKIEIYQSTLDDTNERKLPKNENHVKKEKEKGESKRRDKKKKKKEQTKKEREINVATNQHDELDLNKINDDNEYVTNIPQNQINNNYNDSSLTERYKNDDNKQSVDKELDHSRKDFHEPYNDELKKMKSTKREKRKKDKKDLNSTNDSIRRIPRSNEYEQLHAKSSIEDMHFTETLNKNLELKKKDEKKTSASKKMRENSNMHMEKNTDILPNIEASSKLKGDEGELAASRNCSDHLYEEKCLVGDVKRDVKNSERKEKKKKEKKNHTKENEKKEKKKKEEKRNKKKEKGKREMNIESSGEASVQAGVHPNVVPIVEPDVEPTVADADLNAEMNDAKEDSVGETKSNSEQSEVEFNNKGKPSEYETNKTEIKDNVKLKSDNFLLINNEEKALDKRTKLDKNVLNIMYNANDVKRLDTYESKICVVNSIQDISCISSEKDDINKDSNMCKAFSYSNKSKAFDLLSYLKDNVKNCRNMLKEENLEIYERKCIKEVISFHKLKLKCLKRIKKEFIKNKHLETTSVQQDNNAESSNSSEEDKQDIIKKFEQYNSITLDESYEMENITMYRGDTNKQKKKRKKEKKEICNMVHRSDSSIKIDQQEELNYFNSNKLINRKCYEMIKSSGTSASSLNERNVLGDSQDVYKLSEYKLKDLTLKRCESKKFNVEKVEDHKEENKDNDVKPKKENILKNVDIDKEEENPASKNIFETIFNFYSKEVDQDIFRNNCDSANRTGDGENTLKGMDIELFLNFAKHYKIIKSLLTKSELEKIFFNECKGNTYIQHKHFKKVLMICAQIAFTKPPHKVNFTDTNKIYVFLISWLCNNSPEQQKKIILKIISPIYSTILNENSKIMDGSKIDTKKWSDVKNSLLKSRQSSFCVMEKGKKPQKDGALNNSQNFYMLSNNSEKAKYFHIAKFEENEETAETAEIAEIAEIAKFPLQYF from the exons ATGACCACCCTCTTGTCTCAGAATTCCGAAGTACAGATTACAAgttcaaataaaaatgaaaaaaaaaaaaaaaaaaaaagcagcaATAACAACGAAGtgaaaaacaataataaaaagaaagaaaaaataaatataaggaaGGAAGAGGATACAAGGCATTACGGGCATCACGAAGTTAATCTGTACTCCCAAAATAGTTCActtgaaggaaaaaaaaaaattaaaaaagaaaaaaaaaaagaaaagaaagataaagaaaaaggtaAAGATAAAGATgaagataaaaatgaaaataaagatgaagataaaaatgaaaaaaaagatgaagatAAACAGATGGTGGAGAAAGACGTAGACGAAGATGTGAATGAAAGGGTAAACGATAGCGAACAATCtgttaaaggaaaaatagaaatatatcaATCAACACTTGACGATACTAACGAGAGGAAACTACCTAAGAACGAAAAtcatgtaaaaaaagaaaaagaaaaaggagaatcaaaaagaagagacaagaagaagaaaaaaaaagaacaaacaAAGAAGGAAAGAGAAATTAATGTTGCAACGAACCAACATGATGAATTAGacttaaacaaaataaatgatgaCAACGAATATGTAACAAATATCCCTCAGAatcaaattaataataattataatgataGTTCGTTAACAGAAAGATACAAAAATGATGACAACAAGCAGAGTGTTGATAAGGAGCTTGATCATTCTAGAAAAGATTTTCATGAACCATATAATGATGagctaaaaaaaatgaaatcaacaaaaagagaaaaaagaaagaaagacaAAAAAGATCTTAATAGTACAAATGATTCTATTCGAAGAATTCCCAGAAGTAATGAATATGAACAACTGCATGCAAAATCAAGCATTGAAGATATGCATTTCACAGAGACATTGAACAAAAATTTggaattaaagaaaaaagacgaaaaaaaaactaGCGCGTCTAAAAAAATGCGTGAAAATAGTAATATgcatatggaaaaaaatacagaCATTTTGCCTAATATTGAAGCATCTTCAAAGTTAAAAGGGGATGAGGGCGAATTAGCCGCTTCGAGAAATTGTAGTGATCATTTATATGAGGAAAAGTGCCTAGTGGGTGATGTTAAAAGAGATGTAAAAAATAGTGAACggaaggagaaaaaaaaaaaagaaaaaaaaaatcacaCAAAAGAGAAtgaaaagaaggaaaagaaaaagaaagaagaaaagaggaataaaaaaaaggaaaaaggaaaaagagaaatgaaTATAGAATCAAGTGGAGAAGCTAGTGTTCAAGCGGGTGTACATCCAAATGTAGTACCTATTGTAGAACCGGATGTGGAACCTACTGTAGCAGATGCAGATCTAAATGCAGAGATGAATGACGCTAAGGAAGACTCAGTGGGAGAGACAAAATCGAATAGCGAACAGTCAGAAGTAGAATTCAACAATAAAGGAAAACCATCAGAATATGAAACAAATAAGACTGAGATAAAAGATAATGTAAAACTTAAAAGTGACAACTTTTTACTTATTAACAATGAAGAAAAGGCTTTAGATAAGAGGACAAAACTagataaaaatgttttaaatataatgtacAATGCCAACGATGTGAAAAGATTAG ataCGTACGAAAGCAAAATATGTGTTGTAAATTCAATTCAAGACATATCTTGCATTTCGTCAGAAAAGGACGATATCAACAAAGACAGCAATATGTGTAAAGCGTTCAGTTATAGTAACAAAAGTAAAGCGTTCGATCTGTTGTCATATCTTAAGGATAATGTAAAAAACTGTAGAAATAtgttaaaagaagaaaatttagaaatttatgaaagaaaatgtattaaagaagttatttcatttcataAGCTAAagttaaaatgtttaaaaagaataaaaaaagaatttataaaaaataagcattTAGAGACTACCTCTGTACAGCAGGATAACAATGCAGAGTCATCCAATAGTTCCGAAGAAGATAAACAagacataataaaaaaatttgaacaGTATAATTCTATAACCTTAGATGAGTCTTATGAAATGGAGAATATTACTATGTATAGAGGAGATACaaataaacagaaaaaaaaaagaaaaaaagaaaaaaaagaaatatgtaatatggTCCATAGAAGTGATTCATCTATAAAAATAGATCAACAGGaagaattaaattattttaattctaataaattaataaatagaaaatgtTACGAAATGATTAAGAGTTCTGGTACATCCGCTAGTTCCTTAAATGAAAGGAATGTGTTAGGAGATAGCCAAgatgtatataaattaagtGAATACAAATTGAAAGATCTCACATTGAAAAGATGTGaatcaaaaaaattcaatGTTGAAAAAGTAGAGGATCacaaagaagaaaataaagacaATGATGTAAAaccaaaaaaggaaaacatattaaaaaatgtggaCATCGATAAAGAGGAAGAAAACCCAgctagtaaaaatatatttgaaactatttttaatttttattctaaaGAGGTAGATCaagatatatttagaaataattgCGATTCTGCAAACAGAACAGGTGACGGAGAAAATACACTAAAAGGGATGGAcatagaattatttttaaattttgctaaacactataaaattataaaaagtttaCTCACAAAAAGTGAgctagaaaaaatattttttaatgaatgcAAAGGAAATACCTATATTCAacataaacattttaaaaaagttttaatgATATGTGCTCAAATAGCTTTTACTAAACCACCTCATAAAGTTAATTTTACTGATACGaacaaaatttatgtttttctaaTTTCGTGGTTATGTAACAATTCTCCTGagcaacaaaaaaaaattattttaaaaattatttcccCAATATATTCtactattttaaatgaaaacagTAAAATAATGGATGGTTCAAAAATCGACACCAAAAAATGGAGTGATGTAAAAAACAGCCTTCTGAAAAGTAGGCAGTCCTCTTTTTGCGTAATggaaaaaggtaaaaagcCACAAAAGGATGGTGCATTAAATAATTCgcaaaatttttacatgttATCGAATAACTcggaaaaagcaaaatattttC ACATTGCAAAATTtgaagaaaatgaagaaacCGCAGAAACTGCAGAAATTGCAGAAATTGCAGAAATTGCAAAATTTCCTTTACAGTATTTTTGA
- the PmUG01_12049400 gene encoding DNA/RNA-binding protein KIN17, putative, producing the protein MPRAEPGTPKWLANKMKAKGLQKLKWYCQMCEKQCRDENGFKCHRLSETHQRQMQIFCQDANKFMDEYSSMFEKEFMRLMKTKYCRARILANTVYTNMISDKTHIHMNATVWVTLTDFVLYLGKTGKCKIEQTERGWYLEYIDREKIEREKAYEERKKIEYSYEELKEKKINEAIEEAKKKGNFIESEYTGMDKKNDEKIVISSIKSFSTNSSKMPKPNVNIFLKEALKRSGKEKEKDEKNENKEKLNTSKNEQRIENAEALKKGTLKKRPLTSLDLLILENEEKKKIKGAISKLKNENDNNVGTSEKYNAKNDQKSEDDKNDIWISKNIIVKIIDKKHKYYNNKGVIVSIFASEDNKCEIQISNYAKKTVYAYQKQLQTVIPKIGRRILILRGKYKGHKGELKKILEDQECVVVSVFDKNLDKIIKEEPIPFDDVSKLQEK; encoded by the exons ATGCCACGTGCAGAACCAGGAACACCAAAATGGCTAGCTAATAAGATGAAGGCAAAAGGccttcaaaaattaaaatggtATTGTCAGATGTGTGAAAAGCAGTGTAGAGATGAAAACGGTTTTAAGTGTCACAGGTTATCCGAAACTCATCAAAGACAAATGCAAATTTTTTGCCAAGACGCAAATAAATTTATGGATGAGTATTCTTCAATGTTTGAGAAAGAGTTCATGCGattaatgaaaacaaaatattgtCGAGCTCGTATATTAGCTAATACAGTATACACAAACATGATAAGTGATAagacacatatacatatgaatgcAACTGTATGGGTTACTTTAACcgattttgttttatatctAGGAAAGACGGGGAAATGTAAAATTGAACAGACTGAAAGAGGATGGTATTTGGAATATATTGATAGGGAAAAAATTGAGAGAGAAAAAGCTTatgaagaaagaaaaaaaatagaatattcTTATGAGgaattaaaggaaaaaaaaattaacgaaGCAATTGAAGaagctaaaaaaaaaggaaattttatTGAATCAGAATATACCGGGATGGACAAGAAAAATGAcgaaaaaattgttatatcATCAATTAAAAGTTTCAGTACTAATAGTAGTAAAATGCCTAAAccaaatgttaatatatttttgaaagaAGCTTTAAAAAGAAGTGGTAAGGAGAAGGAGAAGGATGAGAAAAATGAGAATAAAGAGAAACTAAATACTTCAAAAAATGAGCAAAGAATTGAAAACGCAGAAGCTTTAAAGAAAGGCACTTTAAAGAAGAGACCTCTCACATCATTAGACTTACTTATTTTAGAAaacgaagaaaaaaaaaaaattaaaggtgCTATATCTAAgttaaaaaatgagaatGATAATAATGTTGGCACTtctgaaaaatataatgcaaaaaatgACCAAAAGTCTGAGGATGATAAGAACGATATATGGATttcgaaaaatataatagttaAAATAATTGACAAAAAGCATAagtattataacaataaaggAGTAATTGTTTCAATTTTTGCTAGCGAGGATAATAAATGTGAAATACAAATTAGCAACTATGCGAAGAAAACAGTTTATGCTTACCAAAAGCAGCTTCAAACAGTCATACCCAAAATTGGAAGaagaattttaattttgaggGGTAAGTATAAGGGCCATAAGGGGGAACTTAAAAAG ATTTTGGAAGATCAAGAATGCGTTGTAGTTTCagtttttgataaaaatttag ATAAAATCATCAAGGAAGAGCCAATTCCGTTTGACGATGTGAGCAAATTACAAGAAAAGTGA
- the DXR gene encoding 1-deoxy-D-xylulose 5-phosphate reductoisomerase, putative produces MKIQFLLARNKKIKGALNRNEKAYIINYKVNKAVRDGVKKTGNYKKLRSRKHLNTRKNDLMVLSTDRESFIEPINRSTNGQTNRPINVGIFGSTGSIGTNALSIIKDCNKIEKIFNVEALYVNKSVQEVYEQAREFLPKYVCIHDATKYEELKNLLQNIKNYKPIILIGDEGMKQMCSSNTIDVIVIGIDSFQGLYSTIYAIKNNKKIALANKESIVSAGFFLKKLLNVHKNSCIIPVDSEHSAIFQCLDNNKVLRTKCLQDGFSKINNINKIFLCSSGGPFQNLSINSLKNVTSQEALKHPKWKMGKKITIDSATMMNKGLEVIETHFLFDVNYDDIEVIIHKECIIHSCVEFVDKSVVSQMYYPDMKIPILYALTWPNRIRTDLKSLNLAEISPLTFHKPSLEHFPCITLAYEAGRKGNFYPTVLNTSNEIANNLFLNDKIKYFDIAAIISQVLESFNSQKVEENPEDLMNQILEIYNWSKEKAMEIYKKINYSSV; encoded by the coding sequence ATGAAGATTCAGTTTTTACTCGCAAGGAACAAAAAGATTAAAGGTGCTCTTAATAGAAACGAAaaagcatatataataaattacaaagTGAATAAAGCAGTACGTGATGGTGTAAAGAAAACcggaaattataaaaaacttAGGAGTCGCAAACACCTTAATACACGCAAAAATGATTTAATGGTGTTATCTACAGATAGGGAATCGTTTATTGAGCCAATTAACAGATCGACTAACGGACAGACTAATAGACCCATTAATGTGGGCATTTTTGGTAGTACCGGGAGCATCGGGACAAACGCTCTTAGCATTATAAAGGATTGTAATAagattgaaaaaatatttaatgtgGAAGCgttatatgttaataaaagTGTACAAGAAGTTTATGAACAAGCAAGGGAATTTTTACCAAAATATGTGTGCATACATGATGCAACAAAATACgaggaattaaaaaatttattacaaaatataaaaaattacaaaccaattatattaattggGGATGAAGGAATGAAACAAATGTGTAGTAGTAACACAATAGATGTAATAGTTATTGGAATTGATTCTTTTCAAGGTTTATATTCAACAATATatgcaataaaaaataataaaaagattgCACTAGCCAATAAAGAGTCCATTGTATCAGCAggattttttttgaaaaaattattaaatgttcataaaaattctTGTATCATTCCAGTGGATTCAGAGCATAGTGCCATATTCCAATGTTTAGATAACAATAAAGTATTAAGAACAAAATGTTTACAAGATGGTTTctctaaaataaataatataaataaaatatttttatgttcatcTGGTGGCCCTTTTCAAAATCTTTCaattaattctttaaaaaatgtaacgTCACAAGAAGCTTTAAAACATCCCAAATGGaaaatggggaaaaaaataacCATAGATTCTGCTACCATGATGAATAAAGGATTAGAAGTTATCGAaactcattttttatttgatgtAAATTATGATGATATAGAAGTGATAATACATAAAGAATGTATAATACATTCATGTGTTGAGTTTGTGGACAAATCTGTCGTAAGCCAGATGTATTATCCGGACATGAAAATTCCAATACTTTATGCATTAACTTGGCCAAATAGAATCAGAACTGATTTAAAATCTTTAAATTTAGCCGAAATATCTCCTCTTACATTTCATAAACCATCATTAGAGCATTTCCCATGTATTACATTAGCTTACGAAGCAGGGCGAAAAGGGAATTTTTATCCTACCGTTCTTAATACATCTAATGAAATAgcgaataatttatttttaaatgataaaattaaatattttgatattgCAGCTATTATATCACAAGTTTTGGAATCATTTAATTCTCAAAAAGTAGAAGAAAATCCAGAGGATTTAATGAATCAAAtcttagaaatatataattggtCGAAGGAAAAGGCTATGGagatttacaaaaaaataaattacagtTCAGTGTAA
- the PmUG01_12049200 gene encoding conserved Plasmodium protein, unknown function, translating into MDGNVETMKPYFPAVLQGCESVCDKFFKCLNKNLQPYGNENSARNGINQCHPLKINYEKCTEEKLKNMKKNSLMFLTSYKDGCEKRK; encoded by the exons ATGGATGGGAATGTCGAAACAATGAAACCTTACTTTCCTGCTGTACTGCAAG GATGCGAGTCAGTATGtgacaaattttttaaatgtttaaataaaaatttgcaaCCTTATGGGAATGAGAATTCCGCTAGGAATGGGATAAATCAGTGCCAtcctttaaaaata aattatgaaaaatgtacggaagaaaaactaaaaaatatgaagaaaaactCCCTCATGTTTTTAACATCCTACAAGGACGGCTGTGAAAAACggaaatga
- the L22 gene encoding 50S ribosomal protein L22, apicoplast, putative yields the protein MVCIKKLLTLFVLQLICDEVLLLIYGFTFNNNSYLTYVKYDNNNNKVAKRHYIPYEEVKKTYRKDYFILYSTPKIQEDNNRNDINDLLYDVGNINENKNSISDEIDIFNEDGLQLKQWYSAEKVKEKWREKHIENVRSNYEKVLLNNKYNEMFNMYRNIKNNNVENAKKRVKTNRINPVIYVKKRLVSATAKYIKMSFIKTRKILWKIRYMPIIKAFAFLYYYGSNIYTVNIYKCIKSCLHNAINKYGKNNIKPVFHTLQANMGGYTKKINIRAKGKTDIIREPHTHIRVVLEV from the coding sequence ATGGTTTGTATAAAGAAACTACTTACATTATTTGTTCTTCAGTTAATCTGTGATGAGgtactattattaatttatggTTTTACcttcaataataatagttatttaacctatgtaaaatatgataataataataataaagttgCGAAGAGGCATTATATCCCTTATGAAGAAGTGAAGAAAACATATAGGAAAGattactttatattatatagcaCGCCAAAAATACAAGAAGATAATAATAGGAATGATATAAACGATCTATTATATGATGTAGgcaatattaatgaaaataaaaattcaatatCAGACGAAATTGATATCTTTAATGAAGATGGTCTTCAGTTAAAACAGTGGTATTCAgcagaaaaagtaaaagaaaaatggagAGAAAAACATATTGAAAATGTTCGAAGTAATTATGAAAaggtattattaaataacaaatataatgaaatgttTAATATGTACAGAAATATAAAGAACAATAATGTAGAAAATGCTAAAAAAAGAGTTAAAACAAATAGAATTAATCCcgtaatatatgtaaaaaaaaggttagTATCTGCTACtgctaaatatattaaaatgtcttttataaaaactagaaaaattttatggaaAATACGATACATGCCAATAATTAAAGCTTTTGcatttctatattattatggttctaatatttatacagtaaatatttataagtgCATAAAGTCTTGTTTGCATAATgctattaataaatatgggaaaaacaatataaaacCCGTTTTCCACACCCTTCAAGCTAATATGGGTGGATAcaccaaaaaaattaatattaggGCAAAGGGGAAAACAGATATTATACGTGAACCTCATACACATATAAGAGTTGTTTTAGAAGTTTAg